The nucleotide sequence GGGCGGCGACGAATTCCTGCTGCTGCTCCCCGGCGCCCGCTGCGACACGGTGCTCCAGCGCCTGGAAGGCTTCATCGCCGCCGAGAACGCGCGGCACCCCGGCTGCGCCAGGCGCAGCCTTCACCTCAGCATGGGGGCGGCGGACTACACCGGCGCCGAGGACCTGGCCGCCGCCATCGAGCACGCCGACCGCGACATGTACGCCGACAAGACCCGCCGCCGCATGGCCCGCACCGCCGTCCCGCCCGCCATCGAAGCGTAGCCCCCGGCGGCATTTTCACGCTCTGCCTCACGACGGATGAACGCGTGAGCGCATCGGATCGCTCTCATCTCCGTCAGTCTTCCATCGACCATCCCGCTTTCGTTCGATGTAGGGCTGTACCTCCGCAGGGCCTCGGAGCCGCCGCGCATCGGCATCCAACCTCATCTGTTCGAAGATGGAGGATAGGATGCGGCACCTTCCAGCCGATTGACGGCCTCTCGGCTGCGGCGCATCTTCCGGCCGGGTATCACGTCCACCGATCCGCATCTTCCAGATGAGCCAGAGTTCGAGCGGGGCCGCGGCGGGGCAGGGCTTCGCGCCGCCCGCGTCTGCCGGGACGGTGATGCAGGAGGCGGCGGAGTTCCACCGCGCGTTCCAGGACCTGCTGCGCCTTCAGCAGTCGCGCGACCGCGAGCGCGTGGCGGGCTACGGCGTGACGGTGAGCGGCGCGCACGCGGTGGAGGTGCTCACGCGGCTGGGCCCCGTCTCGCTGAACGCGCTGGCCGCCGAGCTGTTCGTGGACAAGAGCACCGCCAGCCGCATCGTGGCGCTGCTGGAGGACCTGGGCTTCGTGCGTCGCGCGGTGGACGCGCGCGACCGCCGCGTGCTGCGCCTGGAGCTCACGCCCGAAGGCGCCCGCCTCTCCCGCCAGCTCACCGACGACGCCGTGTGGGAGATGCACGCGCTGCTGTACGGCTTCCCGCCGGACGTGCGCGCGGGCATGCTCGCCTTCCTGCGCCAGCTCACGCGCACCTCCGCCACGCACGCGGGCGCGACGGGCGCGAGCTGCCTGGCCGAGCCGTGAGCGCCAAGGCATCGGCAGTCGTGCAGCCCGCCACCGCCGGCGACCTGCCGGACGCATTGGTGCTCCTGCGCGCGGCCGGGCTGCCCGTCGC is from Longimicrobiaceae bacterium and encodes:
- a CDS encoding MarR family winged helix-turn-helix transcriptional regulator; this encodes MSQSSSGAAAGQGFAPPASAGTVMQEAAEFHRAFQDLLRLQQSRDRERVAGYGVTVSGAHAVEVLTRLGPVSLNALAAELFVDKSTASRIVALLEDLGFVRRAVDARDRRVLRLELTPEGARLSRQLTDDAVWEMHALLYGFPPDVRAGMLAFLRQLTRTSATHAGATGASCLAEP